One window of the Nocardia huaxiensis genome contains the following:
- a CDS encoding acyl-CoA dehydrogenase family protein → MAWDFETDPEYQKKLDWVAEFVRTEVEPLDLIYPEPYDRQNPEIRALMKPLQDKVKEQGLWACHLGPELGGPGYGQVKLALLNEVIGTSKWAPLVFGCQAPDSGNAEILAHFGTPEQKAKYLQPLLDGEIGSCYVMTEPTGGSDPTAFKTLAVRDGDEWVINGEKWFNSAAEFASFHIVMVVTDPEAEPHKRLSMFIVPADTPGLEIVRNFTVPGFSENEGHLRFTNVRVPADALLGAEGLGFIVAQTRLGGGRVHHAMRTVAMVRKAFDMMCERAVSRPMRKGVLGGLQMTQEKIAEAWIEMEQFRLLVLRTAWRIDKEQDYRKVRHDIAAIKVAMPKVMHDIAQRAMHLHGAIGVSTDLPFVDMMNYAQVMAIADGPTEVHKITLAKEVLKTYAPGDPVYPSGFRPALREKARELVAQRLEHTVGNL, encoded by the coding sequence ATGGCTTGGGATTTCGAGACCGATCCGGAATACCAGAAGAAGCTGGACTGGGTCGCGGAGTTCGTCCGCACCGAGGTCGAACCCCTCGACCTGATCTACCCGGAGCCCTACGACCGGCAGAACCCGGAGATCCGGGCGCTCATGAAACCGTTGCAGGACAAGGTGAAAGAGCAGGGCCTGTGGGCCTGCCACCTCGGCCCCGAGCTCGGCGGGCCCGGCTACGGGCAGGTCAAGCTGGCGCTGCTCAACGAGGTCATCGGCACCTCCAAGTGGGCTCCGCTGGTATTCGGTTGTCAGGCACCGGATTCCGGCAATGCCGAGATTCTCGCCCACTTCGGGACACCGGAGCAGAAGGCGAAGTACCTGCAGCCCCTGCTCGACGGTGAGATCGGCTCCTGCTACGTCATGACCGAACCCACCGGCGGCTCCGACCCGACCGCGTTCAAGACCCTCGCCGTGCGCGACGGCGACGAATGGGTCATCAACGGCGAGAAGTGGTTCAACTCGGCGGCCGAATTCGCCAGCTTCCACATCGTCATGGTGGTCACCGACCCGGAGGCCGAACCACACAAGCGGCTGTCCATGTTCATCGTCCCCGCCGACACCCCGGGCCTGGAGATCGTCCGCAACTTCACCGTCCCCGGCTTCTCGGAAAACGAAGGGCACCTGCGGTTCACGAATGTGCGCGTGCCCGCCGACGCGCTGCTCGGCGCGGAAGGGCTCGGCTTCATCGTCGCCCAGACCCGGCTCGGCGGCGGCCGGGTGCATCACGCCATGCGCACGGTCGCCATGGTGCGCAAGGCGTTCGACATGATGTGCGAGCGCGCCGTCTCCCGGCCCATGCGCAAGGGCGTGCTCGGCGGCCTCCAGATGACCCAGGAGAAGATCGCCGAAGCCTGGATCGAAATGGAACAGTTCCGGCTGCTGGTGCTGCGCACCGCCTGGCGCATCGACAAGGAGCAGGACTACCGCAAGGTTCGCCACGACATCGCCGCCATCAAGGTCGCCATGCCGAAGGTGATGCACGACATCGCCCAGCGCGCCATGCACCTGCACGGGGCCATCGGCGTCAGCACCGACCTGCCGTTCGTCGACATGATGAACTACGCCCAGGTCATGGCCATCGCGGACGGGCCCACCGAGGTCCACAAGATCACCCTGGCCAAGGAGGTCCTCAAGACCTACGCACCGGGAGATCCGGTGTACCCCAGCGGTTTCCGGCCCGCCCTGCGGGAGAAAGCGCGCGAGCTGGTGGCGCAGCGGCTCGAACACACCGTCGGGAACCTCTGA
- a CDS encoding DM13 domain-containing protein — MSRVGTIVRSPITWVVTGVLVVALAVGTVYFAPWKLFTSTTVVEAVPTAAAPAVSGAAVEPRTLYTGTLISHEHDTSGTVAVLQLADGRRVLRLENLDTSDGPDLHVWLSDAAVLEGRDGWGVFDDGDHTDLGKLKGNKGSQNYDIPAEVDLAKLGSVTVWCVRFHVSFGAAELRAA, encoded by the coding sequence ATGTCGAGGGTTGGGACCATTGTTCGATCGCCGATCACCTGGGTGGTGACGGGCGTGCTGGTCGTGGCGCTCGCGGTCGGGACGGTGTACTTCGCCCCGTGGAAGCTGTTCACCAGCACCACCGTGGTGGAAGCCGTGCCCACGGCCGCCGCGCCCGCTGTCTCCGGCGCGGCGGTGGAACCGCGCACGCTCTACACCGGCACACTCATCTCGCACGAGCACGACACCAGCGGCACCGTCGCCGTGCTGCAACTCGCGGACGGGCGGCGGGTGCTGAGGCTGGAGAATCTCGACACCAGCGACGGCCCGGACCTGCACGTGTGGCTCAGTGACGCCGCCGTGCTGGAGGGGCGCGACGGCTGGGGCGTCTTCGACGACGGCGACCACACCGACCTCGGAAAGCTCAAGGGCAACAAGGGAAGTCAGAACTACGACATCCCCGCCGAGGTGGATCTCGCCAAGCTGGGCAGTGTCACGGTCTGGTGCGTCCGCTTCCACGTCTCCTTCGGCGCCGCCGAATTGCGGGCGGCCTAG
- a CDS encoding GlxA family transcriptional regulator gives MTRKIAVLAYEGVRLLDATAPLEVFSTATDLGGAYELILCSPTGGPVTTSAGTSLTVNASFAEVRDAHTVLVPGSSGLPHSPVPRELLDAIPDFAASARRIASVCTGAFALAQAGVLDGRRATTHWRHTAMLARVHPRITVEPDAIYVRDGSVFTSAGVSAGIDLALALIEEDEGADLAREVARDLVVFLQRPGGQSQFSVASRLPRPRHDPLRALLDSILADPAADHSLSAMASRAALSVRHLTRLFHEHLHTTPAAFVESVRLEAAQSMLESGESITSAARRSGLGSDESLRRIFLRHFGVTPSAYRARFRTASR, from the coding sequence GTGACCCGCAAGATCGCCGTCCTGGCCTACGAGGGCGTCCGCCTCCTCGACGCCACCGCACCTCTCGAAGTATTCAGTACCGCAACGGATCTGGGCGGCGCGTACGAACTGATCCTCTGTTCCCCCACCGGCGGCCCGGTCACCACCTCCGCCGGCACCAGCCTGACCGTGAACGCGAGTTTCGCCGAGGTTCGCGATGCCCACACCGTCCTGGTCCCGGGTTCCTCGGGCCTGCCGCACTCCCCCGTCCCGCGCGAACTACTCGACGCCATACCGGATTTCGCCGCCTCCGCCCGCCGCATCGCCTCGGTCTGCACCGGCGCCTTCGCCCTCGCCCAGGCCGGCGTCCTCGACGGCCGCCGCGCCACCACGCACTGGCGGCACACCGCGATGCTGGCCCGTGTGCACCCGCGCATCACGGTGGAACCGGACGCCATCTACGTCCGCGACGGCAGCGTCTTCACCTCGGCGGGCGTCAGCGCGGGCATCGACCTGGCCCTGGCCCTCATCGAGGAGGACGAAGGCGCGGACCTCGCCCGGGAGGTGGCCCGAGACCTGGTCGTCTTCCTGCAACGTCCCGGCGGCCAATCCCAGTTCTCGGTCGCCTCGCGCCTCCCGCGCCCCCGCCACGATCCGCTCCGCGCGCTCCTCGACAGCATCCTCGCCGACCCGGCGGCCGATCATTCCTTGTCCGCCATGGCTTCTCGCGCCGCTCTGAGCGTCCGCCACCTCACCCGCCTGTTCCACGAACACCTGCACACCACCCCCGCCGCCTTCGTGGAATCCGTCCGTCTGGAAGCCGCCCAATCCATGCTGGAATCCGGCGAATCCATCACCTCGGCCGCCCGTCGCTCCGGCCTGGGCAGCGACGAGTCGCTCCGCCGAATCTTCCTCCGCCACTTCGGCGTAACCCCCTCCGCCTACCGCGCCCGCTTCCGCACCGCCAGCCGCTAG
- a CDS encoding HD domain-containing protein, whose amino-acid sequence MTTIADIRIPDSRLAAEATELVRDTASELIFNHSRRVYLFGALQGRRRLLDFDAELLYVGAMFHDLGLTERHRNSMRRFEIDGADDARDFLRGHGIAAGDADTVWTAIALHTTPEIPAHMAPEIALVTAGVEMDVLGIGFDDIPAEVREAVVAAHPRPDFKKRILAAFTEGNAHRPGSTFGNVKADVLERFSPGYVRENFVEVIENSKWAE is encoded by the coding sequence ATGACAACGATCGCTGATATCCGGATCCCCGACAGCCGCCTCGCCGCCGAAGCCACCGAGCTGGTCCGCGACACCGCCTCCGAACTGATCTTCAACCATTCCCGCCGGGTGTACCTGTTCGGCGCCCTGCAGGGGCGGCGCCGCCTGCTCGACTTCGACGCCGAACTGCTCTACGTCGGCGCCATGTTCCACGATCTCGGTCTCACCGAACGGCATCGAAACAGTATGCGGCGCTTCGAGATCGACGGGGCCGACGATGCGCGCGACTTCCTGCGCGGGCACGGAATCGCGGCAGGCGACGCCGATACGGTGTGGACGGCCATCGCCCTGCACACCACCCCGGAGATCCCGGCGCACATGGCCCCCGAGATCGCGCTGGTGACCGCGGGCGTCGAAATGGATGTGCTCGGAATCGGATTCGACGATATTCCGGCCGAGGTGCGGGAGGCCGTGGTGGCGGCGCATCCGCGTCCGGACTTCAAGAAGCGAATCCTGGCCGCCTTCACCGAGGGCAACGCGCATCGTCCGGGCTCGACCTTCGGCAATGTCAAAGCCGATGTACTGGAGCGCTTCTCGCCCGGTTACGTCCGGGAGAACTTCGTGGAGGTGATCGAGAATTCGAAGTGGGCCGAATGA
- a CDS encoding NAD(P)/FAD-dependent oxidoreductase has translation MVVIGGGIFGCTMALHLIEAGAGSVRLLERDGLFQGTSAAGAGFLGSWTPFEAEQAVTRYGLDYYAGLQDRGHDIDLRSNGILWLDARATSLREIGESGWQNSESATVLDAAAVAELTHGLVAGPAVTGGVFEPGGAQVFAPKVGAALAERLHRHPGVVDSRRPVTALRTRGGRIVGVDTATGPIDCDAVVLAAGAWSNELLSPLGVFLPSAPRITSRIITGDLGLPGTVPALFLSGLVPEDPDGGTLLWARRHDGGLLWGGMYEVFPRHILLDAPMPERFDDIPYDGVRELLRVAARADTVMPVLARQSSIRVKHGAPCYTPDWRALVGRVSAVGGLHVLTGDNEAGLTHGPGYAKFLTDLLLRGTSELAPADAWNPDRFGDRYTTQAEVVAAFLEYQGSFTGYSG, from the coding sequence GTGGTTGTCATCGGTGGCGGAATCTTCGGGTGCACAATGGCTTTGCACCTGATCGAAGCCGGGGCGGGAAGCGTCCGGCTGCTCGAACGCGACGGGCTTTTTCAAGGCACCAGCGCGGCCGGTGCGGGATTCCTGGGAAGCTGGACGCCCTTCGAGGCCGAACAGGCGGTGACCCGGTACGGCCTCGATTACTATGCCGGTCTCCAGGATCGAGGCCACGATATCGATCTGCGGAGCAATGGCATCCTGTGGCTGGACGCTCGCGCGACCTCGCTGCGGGAGATCGGCGAAAGCGGTTGGCAGAACAGCGAATCGGCCACGGTGCTGGACGCGGCCGCGGTCGCGGAACTGACCCACGGCCTGGTGGCGGGACCAGCGGTGACCGGGGGTGTGTTCGAACCCGGCGGTGCCCAGGTCTTCGCACCGAAGGTCGGGGCCGCACTCGCCGAGAGGTTGCACCGGCATCCGGGGGTGGTCGACTCGCGGCGGCCGGTGACGGCCCTGCGCACCCGCGGCGGCCGGATCGTCGGTGTCGACACCGCGACGGGACCGATCGACTGCGATGCCGTCGTCCTCGCCGCGGGGGCCTGGAGCAACGAATTGCTTTCTCCCCTCGGTGTTTTCCTGCCCAGCGCACCCCGGATCACCTCACGGATCATCACCGGCGATCTCGGACTGCCCGGCACTGTGCCCGCACTGTTCCTGTCCGGGCTGGTACCCGAGGATCCCGACGGCGGAACGCTGCTGTGGGCGCGGCGGCACGACGGCGGACTGCTCTGGGGCGGAATGTACGAAGTGTTCCCGCGCCACATCCTGCTGGACGCACCGATGCCGGAACGGTTCGACGACATCCCGTACGACGGTGTGCGAGAACTACTTCGAGTGGCTGCCCGGGCCGATACCGTCATGCCGGTCCTGGCCCGGCAGTCGAGCATCAGGGTCAAGCACGGGGCACCCTGCTACACCCCGGATTGGCGGGCGCTGGTCGGGCGGGTCTCCGCCGTCGGAGGTCTGCATGTGCTGACCGGAGACAACGAAGCCGGGCTCACCCACGGTCCCGGCTACGCGAAGTTCCTCACCGACCTGCTGCTGCGGGGAACCAGTGAGCTGGCCCCCGCCGACGCCTGGAACCCCGATCGCTTCGGCGACCGGTACACCACCCAGGCCGAGGTCGTCGCGGCCTTCCTCGAATACCAGGGTTCGTTCACCGGATATTCGGGGTAG
- a CDS encoding PaaI family thioesterase: protein MIGARQLEIPDHIHGYPQVAFGGYVAGLLAAHSNAGLGTTPIRVDFRRSVAVGAPLLLPAPREGRATLTAADGTVLVEAAPSTLDLTPPPAPSWADAKTATENALSSPKRVVTDCYGCGVLCEPGRGLRLFPWATPDERLMAAAWTPDAGLADENGELTPGNVWSALDCPGGIAAWVFTKMRQGAFTAALTATQLRPVLSGAEHIAYAWPIDRDGRKHTVGVALSTADGELCALAEALWIEPRES from the coding sequence ATGATCGGCGCGCGACAGCTCGAAATACCGGACCACATCCACGGCTACCCGCAGGTGGCGTTCGGTGGATATGTCGCGGGCCTGCTCGCCGCGCACAGCAACGCTGGTCTCGGGACGACGCCGATTCGGGTGGACTTCCGCCGGTCGGTGGCGGTCGGCGCGCCGCTGCTGCTGCCCGCGCCACGGGAGGGCCGGGCGACGCTGACCGCGGCCGACGGCACCGTGCTCGTCGAGGCCGCCCCCTCCACCCTGGATCTCACGCCGCCGCCCGCGCCATCGTGGGCGGATGCCAAGACCGCCACGGAGAACGCGCTCTCCTCCCCCAAGCGTGTGGTGACCGACTGCTACGGCTGCGGAGTCCTGTGCGAGCCCGGTCGCGGACTGCGCCTGTTCCCCTGGGCGACGCCGGATGAGCGTCTCATGGCCGCGGCCTGGACGCCCGACGCCGGGCTGGCCGACGAGAACGGTGAGCTGACTCCGGGGAATGTGTGGTCCGCCCTGGATTGCCCCGGCGGCATCGCCGCATGGGTGTTCACCAAGATGCGGCAGGGCGCGTTCACCGCCGCCCTGACCGCCACCCAGCTGCGTCCCGTCCTCTCCGGCGCCGAGCACATCGCCTACGCCTGGCCGATCGATCGTGACGGCCGCAAACACACTGTGGGCGTGGCTCTTTCCACGGCGGACGGCGAGCTGTGCGCACTGGCCGAAGCGCTGTGGATCGAGCCACGCGAGTCCTGA
- a CDS encoding 3-methyladenine DNA glycosylase gives MDALVGPYLERRAAGSKHPVIDFLFTYYGHKPAQLKRWHPGFGVALADAREYTDFRGYHRISLPSGDAAWTADPAFLEKRRDTIEFVANLLASTATRPTQLSCFGLHEWAMVYHTDDVRHQQVPLRLGSAGTDAVVESMQLRCSHFDAFRFFTPAAAPLNIEVLTREDQIHREQPGCLHANMDLYKWAFKLTPLIDSGLLLDCFELACTARELDMKASPYDLAEYGYEPIRIETPSGRAEYVRRQAEVAELAAPLRARLLDSCRTLLRQPIPTGNP, from the coding sequence GTGGACGCCCTCGTCGGCCCGTATCTGGAGCGGCGCGCGGCCGGTTCCAAACATCCGGTGATCGACTTCCTGTTCACCTACTACGGGCACAAGCCCGCCCAGCTCAAGCGCTGGCATCCGGGTTTCGGTGTCGCCCTCGCCGATGCCCGCGAGTACACGGATTTCCGCGGCTACCACCGGATCTCGCTGCCCTCCGGCGACGCCGCCTGGACCGCGGACCCGGCCTTCCTCGAAAAGCGCCGCGACACCATCGAATTCGTGGCGAACCTGCTGGCGTCCACCGCCACCCGCCCCACCCAGCTGTCCTGCTTCGGCCTGCACGAGTGGGCCATGGTCTACCACACCGACGACGTGCGCCATCAGCAGGTCCCCCTGCGCCTGGGCAGTGCGGGCACCGACGCCGTGGTCGAGTCGATGCAATTGCGCTGCAGCCACTTCGACGCCTTCCGCTTCTTCACCCCCGCCGCGGCCCCGCTCAATATCGAAGTCCTCACCCGCGAGGACCAGATCCACCGCGAACAGCCCGGCTGCCTGCACGCGAACATGGACCTCTACAAGTGGGCCTTCAAGCTCACCCCGCTCATCGACTCCGGCCTGCTCCTGGATTGTTTCGAACTCGCCTGCACCGCACGCGAACTCGACATGAAGGCCAGCCCCTACGACCTGGCCGAGTACGGCTACGAACCGATCCGCATCGAAACACCTTCGGGCCGTGCGGAATACGTCCGCCGACAGGCCGAGGTCGCAGAGCTGGCCGCTCCGCTGCGCGCCCGGCTGCTCGACTCCTGCCGAACTCTGCTGCGGCAGCCCATCCCCACCGGGAATCCCTGA
- a CDS encoding hemolysin family protein: MGDIYAILLTVVLLLGNAFFVGAEFALISARRDRLEALAAQGKRSANTVIEAGQNLSMMLAAAQLGITICSILLGRVGEPAVAHLLEGPFDLVGIPDSLLHPISFAVALTIVVILHILLGEMIPKNIALAGPERTALLLVPLHLAWLRLARPLIFVYNLAANLTLRALRIEPKDELDSTVSEVELAEMFGESHSEGLLDKEEHRRLTQALGSSDRIVADVMVPLDKTRSVPLRGDGTTLGDIESAVAETGFSRYPVRAEDGSLVGYLHVKDVLDLVADDDAGPGTPIPRTDIRPLPTVSMGTTLFEALARLRRTNSHLGRVVDSRGNTVGIVALEDLVEEFVGTVRDATHRIAE, from the coding sequence ATGGGTGACATCTACGCGATCCTGCTGACCGTGGTCCTGCTGCTGGGCAACGCCTTCTTCGTGGGCGCGGAGTTCGCGCTCATCTCGGCACGGCGCGACCGGCTGGAAGCGCTTGCCGCACAGGGCAAACGCAGCGCCAACACCGTCATCGAGGCGGGCCAGAATCTGTCCATGATGCTGGCGGCCGCACAGCTGGGCATCACCATCTGCTCCATCCTGCTGGGCCGCGTCGGCGAACCGGCGGTGGCGCATCTGCTGGAGGGTCCGTTCGACCTGGTCGGCATTCCCGATTCGCTGCTGCACCCGATCTCCTTCGCAGTGGCGCTGACCATCGTGGTGATCCTGCACATCCTGCTGGGCGAGATGATCCCGAAGAACATCGCGCTCGCCGGACCGGAACGCACTGCGCTGCTGTTGGTTCCGCTGCATCTGGCCTGGCTGCGGCTGGCCCGCCCGCTCATCTTCGTCTACAACCTGGCGGCGAACCTGACGCTGCGGGCGCTGCGCATCGAACCCAAGGACGAACTGGATTCGACCGTGTCCGAGGTGGAACTGGCCGAGATGTTCGGCGAATCGCATTCGGAAGGGTTGCTGGACAAGGAAGAACACCGCCGCCTCACCCAGGCGCTCGGCTCCAGCGACCGCATCGTCGCCGATGTCATGGTGCCCCTGGACAAGACCCGCTCGGTGCCGCTGCGCGGCGACGGCACCACGCTCGGCGATATCGAATCCGCGGTCGCCGAAACGGGTTTCTCCCGCTATCCGGTGCGCGCCGAGGACGGTTCACTGGTCGGCTACCTGCACGTCAAGGATGTCCTGGACCTGGTCGCCGACGACGACGCCGGCCCGGGCACCCCCATCCCGCGCACCGATATCCGCCCCCTGCCGACGGTGAGCATGGGCACCACCCTCTTCGAGGCTCTGGCCCGCCTGCGCCGCACCAACTCCCATCTCGGCCGCGTGGTCGACAGCCGCGGCAATACCGTCGGCATCGTCGCCCTCGAGGACCTGGTGGAGGAGTTCGTCGGCACCGTCCGTGACGCCACCCACCGCATCGCCGAGTAG
- a CDS encoding hemolysin family protein: MSVLLTIASLLGFIALTAGTALFVAAEFSLTALERSTVEAHAREGDMRARQVRQAHRTLSFQLSGAQLGITITTLITGYIAEPVLARLLEPLFTALGVSSGAAHGISLALALILATSLSMIYGELVPKNIAIAAPLSTARLTAGPMIGFSAVFRLMINFLNGTANWAVRRLGIEPAEELRSARSPQELGSLVRTSALHGALDQRTAQLVDRSLQFGDRSAEELMTPRVKITSLDRDATLADLIEAAHDTGFSRFPVIEGDLDNTIGVVHIKQAFLHPISARRTVKLKDIAQPVPIVPASLDGDEVLERVRRDGMQVALVVDEYGGTAGIVTMEDIIEEILGDVRDEHDEEELDVRRTAAGWNCSGLLRIDEVSRTTGYDAPEGEYETLGGLVLERLGRIPETGDEVLLPLAGHREHDHSDGGWLAKVERMDGRRIDRVLLRPVDAEAIATWEHSHG, encoded by the coding sequence GTGTCAGTCCTTCTCACCATCGCAAGTCTGCTCGGCTTCATCGCGTTGACCGCGGGCACCGCCCTGTTCGTCGCGGCCGAATTCTCGCTCACCGCCCTGGAACGCAGCACCGTGGAAGCGCACGCCCGCGAAGGCGATATGCGCGCCCGGCAGGTGCGTCAGGCGCATCGCACCCTCTCCTTCCAGCTCTCCGGCGCGCAGCTGGGCATCACCATCACCACGCTGATCACCGGCTATATCGCCGAGCCCGTGCTGGCCCGGCTGCTGGAGCCGCTGTTCACCGCACTCGGTGTGAGCAGTGGTGCCGCGCACGGCATTTCGCTGGCGCTGGCCTTGATCCTGGCGACCTCGCTGTCCATGATCTACGGCGAGCTGGTGCCCAAGAACATCGCCATCGCCGCGCCGCTGTCCACCGCCCGGCTCACCGCCGGGCCGATGATCGGCTTCTCCGCCGTCTTCCGGCTGATGATCAATTTCCTGAACGGGACCGCGAACTGGGCCGTGCGCCGGCTGGGCATCGAGCCCGCGGAGGAATTGCGTTCCGCGCGTTCCCCGCAGGAGCTGGGCTCGCTGGTGCGCACCTCGGCGCTGCACGGCGCGCTCGATCAGCGCACCGCCCAATTGGTGGACCGCTCACTGCAATTCGGTGATCGCAGCGCGGAGGAACTCATGACCCCGCGCGTGAAGATCACCTCCCTGGACCGCGACGCCACCCTCGCCGACCTCATCGAGGCCGCACACGACACCGGCTTCTCCCGATTCCCGGTCATCGAGGGCGATCTCGACAACACAATCGGCGTCGTACACATCAAACAGGCTTTCCTGCACCCGATTTCGGCGCGTCGCACGGTCAAGCTGAAGGACATCGCGCAACCGGTGCCGATCGTGCCCGCCAGCCTGGACGGGGACGAGGTGCTCGAGCGCGTGCGCCGCGACGGCATGCAGGTGGCCCTGGTCGTCGACGAATACGGCGGCACCGCGGGCATCGTCACCATGGAGGACATCATCGAGGAGATCCTCGGCGACGTCCGCGACGAGCACGACGAGGAAGAACTCGACGTGCGCCGCACCGCCGCGGGCTGGAACTGCTCGGGCCTGCTGCGCATCGACGAGGTCTCGCGCACAACGGGTTACGACGCCCCCGAGGGCGAATACGAAACCCTGGGCGGCCTGGTGCTCGAACGCCTGGGCCGCATTCCGGAGACCGGCGACGAGGTGCTGCTGCCGCTGGCGGGCCACCGCGAACACGACCACTCCGACGGCGGCTGGCTGGCCAAGGTGGAGCGCATGGACGGCCGCCGCATCGACCGGGTGCTGCTGCGGCCGGTCGACGCCGAGGCCATCGCGACCTGGGAGCACAGCCATGGGTGA
- a CDS encoding GuaB1 family IMP dehydrogenase-related protein codes for MQFLPGQNPPYDLTYDDVFLVPSRTDVTSRFDVDLATADGTGTTIPIVVANMTAVSGRRMAETVARRGGIVVLPQDLPIPAAADTIAFVKSRSLTADTPVTLDPEQSVSDALALIHKRAHGAVIVVEDGKPVGVVTEQACADVDRFARLSTVADPNFVTAPADAEPREIFGMLHAGHANLAVLVNADGTLAGVMTRTGAVRAGIYQPAVDAQGKLRIAAAVGINGDVPAKAKALVDAGADVLVMDTAHGHQSKMIEALRSVAALDLGVPLVAGNVVSAAGTRDLIEAGADIIKVGVGPGAMCTTRMMTGVGRPQLSAVAECAAAAKEFGKHVWADGGVRHPRDVALALAVGASNVMVGSWFAGTYESPGDLRIDRDGNRYKESFGMASKRAVAARTATDSAIDRARKALFEEGISSSRMRLDPERPGVEDLLDHITSGVRSSCTYAGARTLAEFNERAILGVQSAAGFAEGRPLPSGW; via the coding sequence GTGCAGTTTCTTCCTGGGCAGAACCCGCCCTACGACCTCACCTACGACGACGTCTTCCTCGTCCCCAGCCGGACGGATGTGACGTCCCGGTTCGACGTCGATCTCGCCACCGCCGACGGGACCGGCACCACCATTCCGATCGTGGTCGCGAACATGACCGCCGTCTCCGGCCGTCGCATGGCCGAGACGGTGGCGCGCCGCGGCGGCATCGTGGTGCTGCCGCAGGACCTGCCGATTCCGGCGGCCGCGGACACCATCGCGTTCGTCAAGAGCCGCTCGCTCACCGCCGACACCCCGGTCACCCTCGATCCCGAGCAGTCGGTGTCGGATGCGCTGGCGCTCATCCACAAGCGCGCGCACGGCGCGGTCATCGTGGTCGAGGACGGTAAGCCGGTCGGTGTCGTGACCGAGCAGGCCTGCGCCGACGTGGATCGCTTCGCCCGGCTGAGCACCGTCGCCGACCCCAACTTCGTCACCGCCCCGGCCGATGCCGAGCCGCGCGAGATCTTCGGCATGCTGCACGCCGGCCACGCGAACCTGGCCGTGCTGGTGAACGCCGACGGCACCCTGGCGGGCGTCATGACCCGCACCGGCGCGGTCCGCGCGGGCATCTACCAGCCGGCCGTCGACGCGCAGGGCAAGCTGCGCATCGCCGCCGCGGTCGGCATCAACGGCGACGTCCCGGCCAAGGCCAAGGCCCTGGTCGACGCGGGCGCCGACGTGCTGGTCATGGACACCGCGCACGGGCATCAGTCCAAGATGATCGAGGCGCTGCGCTCGGTCGCCGCCCTGGATCTGGGTGTGCCGCTGGTCGCGGGCAATGTGGTCTCGGCCGCGGGCACCCGCGATCTGATCGAGGCCGGCGCGGACATCATCAAGGTGGGTGTCGGCCCCGGCGCCATGTGCACCACCCGCATGATGACCGGTGTGGGCCGCCCGCAGCTGTCCGCCGTGGCCGAATGCGCCGCCGCCGCCAAGGAATTCGGCAAGCACGTGTGGGCCGACGGCGGTGTCCGCCACCCGCGCGACGTGGCACTGGCCCTCGCGGTGGGCGCGTCCAACGTGATGGTCGGCTCCTGGTTCGCGGGCACCTACGAGTCGCCCGGCGACCTGCGCATCGACCGCGACGGCAACCGCTACAAGGAGTCCTTCGGCATGGCGTCCAAGCGCGCCGTGGCCGCCCGCACCGCCACCGACTCCGCCATCGACCGCGCCCGCAAGGCCCTGTTCGAGGAGGGCATCTCCTCCTCGCGCATGCGCCTGGACCCCGAGCGCCCGGGTGTCGAGGACCTGCTCGACCACATCACCTCCGGTGTGCGCAGCTCCTGCACCTACGCGGGCGCGCGCACCCTGGCGGAGTTCAACGAGCGCGCCATCCTCGGTGTGCAGTCGGCCGCCGGCTTCGCCGAGGGCCGCCCGCTGCCGTCCGGCTGGTGA
- a CDS encoding nuclear transport factor 2 family protein, translating into MTDTTVLADRIEIGDTITKLFVYCDQFRWDEMLTTVLAEELWFDNGFGDPAGPRTATDIVKTWAEGLGALDAVHHQAGNHLIDLTGDTALAHADSIAVHVKNDAAHGRTRTFVGSYVLGLRRTTAGWRIDRFEYKLKTIEGNADLT; encoded by the coding sequence GTGACTGACACAACGGTTTTGGCCGACCGCATCGAGATCGGCGACACCATCACCAAGCTCTTCGTCTACTGTGACCAGTTTCGCTGGGACGAGATGCTGACCACGGTCCTGGCCGAGGAACTCTGGTTCGACAACGGCTTCGGCGATCCCGCCGGTCCGCGCACCGCCACCGATATCGTCAAGACCTGGGCCGAGGGACTCGGCGCGCTGGACGCGGTCCACCACCAGGCCGGCAATCACCTGATCGACCTCACCGGTGACACCGCGCTCGCACACGCCGATTCCATTGCCGTGCACGTGAAGAACGACGCCGCACACGGCAGGACGCGCACCTTCGTCGGCAGCTACGTCCTCGGTTTGCGGCGTACGACCGCGGGCTGGCGCATCGACCGCTTCGAATACAAGCTCAAGACCATCGAAGGCAACGCCGACCTGACGTGA